In Fusarium fujikuroi IMI 58289 draft genome, chromosome FFUJ_chr08, one genomic interval encodes:
- a CDS encoding related to epoxide hydrolase, with amino-acid sequence MRCLYVFILSVRPLLCAASEPFSLPNVNATFATSPKPFQIHVERDFIEETRQRVAHTRSPLFINVSSDGPGIENFTSVRDFWVNEYDWNATEASINKRLKQFTTIVEPEIDNVTQSVPLHFVHHRSTRPDAIPLLFIHGWPGSFLEVGNIIGDLTNPPNASVPAFHVVAPSIPGFGFSPAPTKPGFGPAAAAFAFNELMLQLGYSIYVIQGGDFGGVILRYQAHQFPKNVISALSNFWIIQPSNNDLRRLAQGEATLDEVAYIKIIENYENQGSGYRLIMSTEPLTLAYGMTDSPLGNAMWMYSIMSRVIDPAIMAWTPEEIITWSMMYWIQGPYGGMRFYKEVQNDGGFEILDFGTLPLVEVPVAISQFPCDLTYRMPLDWAKRGGNVLKRTLHDHGGHFAAYEVPDLLLHDIWSWFGDKEISGTKAFD; translated from the exons ATGCGGTGCCTTTACGTATTTATCCTTTCCGTCCGCCCTCTCCTTTGTGCTGCTTCAGAGCCGTTCTCGCTGCCAAATGTCAATGCTACCTTTGCCACGAGTCCTAAGCCATTCCAGATTCATGTTGAACGAGACTTCATTGAGGAAACCCGTCAGCGGGTTGCTCATACAAGGTCACCATTGTTCATAAATGTGTCAAGCGATGGCCCTGGTATTGAGAACTTCACAAGCGTTCGTGATTTCTGGGTGAATGAGTATGATTGGAATGCGACGGAAGCTTCTATCAACAAGAG ACTCAAACAGTTTACGACCATTGTTGAGCCTGAGATCGACAACGTCACTCAATCTGTACCGCTGCATTTCGTCCATCACCGCTCAACTAGGCCTGATGCCATACCATTGCTGTTTATTCACGGATGGCCAGGGTCCTTCCTTGAAGTCGGTAACATTATCGGAGATCTGACAAACCCACCAAATGCATCTGTACCAGCATTTCATGTCGTTGCACCTTCGATCCCAGGCTTTGGATTCTCTCCCGCACCGACAAAGCCGGGCTTTGGTCCCGCAGCGGCTGCTTTTGCATTCAATGAACTGATGCTTCAGCTTGGCTACTCCATATATGTCATTCAAGGAGGAGATTTTGGTGGTGTCATCCTTCGCTACCAGGCCCACCAGTTTCCAAAGAACGTGATCTCAGCACTCAGCAATTTCTGGATTATCCAGCCGAGCAATAACGACCTTCGCCGACTGGCACAGGGAGAAGCCAcgcttgatgaagttgcgTACATCAAGATTATAGAGAACTATGAGAACCAGGGATCTGGATACCGACTCATCATGTCCACGGAGCCTCTCACCCTCGCATATGGTATGACGGACTCACCACTTGGGAACGCCATGTGGATGTATTCGATCATGAGTAGGGTCATTGACCCGGCCATCATGGCATGGACTCCCGAGGAGATCATTACTTGGTCCATGATGTATTGGATCCAAGGTCCATACGGGGGCATGCGGTTCTATAAGGAAGTTCAAAATGATGGGGGTTTTGAAATACTAGACTTTGGTACCCTGCCCCTGGTTGAGGTCCCAGTTGCTATCAGTCAATTCCCTTGCGACTTGACATACCGTATGCCACTGGACTGGGCAAAGCGAGGAGGAAATGTTCTAAAGAGAACTTTACATGACCATGGAGGCCACTTTGCTGCTTACGAGGTCCCTGATCTGCTGCTTCACGATATATGGTCTTGGTTTGGAGATAAGGAAATTTCAGGAACAAAGGCATTCGACTAA
- a CDS encoding related to FLR1-Putative H+ antiporter regulated by yAP-1 and involved in multidrug resistance, which yields MSTGDSLRDTIRDAPLGQILRFVTNNRRFKYQEEHPEFELPAAWNDILNSADVRTACHTGTDTPSTIVDPIPDQNTIDGQDLESKCLDTDGPADATPNVTANGIILVAWYSNQDPENPQNWSSLRRALVGLIICFYTFVVYLSSAIYSPSVEGVMEKFGVSNLEATLGLAMYVLGYGIGPLLFSPLGEIPRIGRNPVYIITFGIFVVISIPTALVDSFAGLVVLRFLQGFFGSPCLASGGASLGDMYGMIHMPLAMIAWVGAMSCGPSLGPLISAYAVTAKGWRWSLYESIWVSAPVLIALFIFMPETSAPNILLRRAERLRRLTGSLRLQSQSEIDQAHLTVSGIAVEALIKPLEITVKDPAVLFVQIYSAILYAIYYSYFEVFPLVFPVYYGMTLGEVGLVFICIAVGCILAIILYGLYLYYVLIPRMNKSGIAQQEEVLTPGLAACFGPTIGLFIFAWTARASIHWIVPVIGVTIYAGSIFTVLQVVFLYVSMTYPQYSASLFAANDFFRSALASGSILFAHPLYKNLGFARGTSLLGGLSVIGIFGMWILFFYGAKLRALSKFAA from the exons ATGAGCACCGGCGATTCTCTCCGAGACACTATCCGAGATGCTCCTCTGGGACAGATTCTAAGATTCGTTACCAATAATCGCCGATTTAAATATCAAGAAGAGCATCCAGAGTTTGAACTACCTGCTGCCTGGAATGACATACTCAATAGTGCCGATGTCAGAACAGCATGCCACACTGGGACAGACACCCCCTCGACTATCGTTGATCCGATACCTGATCAGAATACCATCGACGGCCAAGATCTCGAGAGCAAATGCCTAGACACTGACGGGCCTGCTGATGCCACACCCAATGTTACTGCGAACGGAATCATTCTAGTTGCCTGGTACTCTAACCAAGACCCCGAAAACCCGCAGAACTGGTCGAGCCTACGTCGTGCCCTTGTTGGCTTGATCATATGCTTCTACACGTTCGTTGTATATCTCAGTTCGGCGATATACTCACCCTCTGTCGAGGGTGTTATGGAGAAGTTTGGAGTCAGCAACCTTGAGGCAACACTCGGCCTGGCTATGTACGTTCTAGGATACGGTATAGGTCCATTGCTGTTCTCTCCCCTCGGAGAAATCCCTCGTATCGGTCGCAATCCCGTCTACATTATCACCTTCGGTATCTTCGTTGTCATTTCGATTCCAACCGCCTTGGTCGATTCGTTTGCAGGACTCGTCGTCCTACGATTTCTGCAGGGGTTCTTCGGATCTCCATGCTTAGCCTCAGGCGGTGCGTCGTTGGGTGATATGTACGGGATGATACATATGCCCCTCGCCATGATTGCTTGGGTTGGTGCTATGTCTTGCGGTC CATCCCTTGGCCCTTTGATTAGTGCATATGCCGTTACAGCAAAGGGGTGGCGTTGGTCCCTGTACGAGTCAATTTGGGTCTCAGCGCCAGTACTTATTGCTCTGTTCATCTTCATGCCAGAAACCAGCGCGCCTAATATTCTCCTTCGCCGGGCTGAGAGATTGCGCCGATTGACCGGTAGTCTGAGGCTTCAATCCCAAAGTGAGATCGATCAGGCACATCTTACGGTCTCAGGTATAGCTGTAGAGGCCTTGATCAAGCCCCTAGAGATCACCGTGAAAGATCCAGCAGTTTTGTTTGTACAGATATACTCGGCTATCCTCTACGCCATATACTACTCAT ACTTTGAGGTCTTCCCCTTAGTCTTTCCCGTTTATTATGGCATGACTCTTGGAGAGGTTGGTCTTGTCTTCATCTGTATCGCCGTTGGATGCATCTTGGCTATCATTCTTTATGgcctatatctatattacgTGCTCATACCACGAATGAACAAGTCTGGCATCGCTCAACAGGAGGAAGTTCTCACGCCTGGACTTGCTGCCTGCTTCGGCCCGACTATTGGCCTGTTCATATTTGCATGGACGGCTAGGGCTTCTATACACTGGATCGTGCCAGTCATCGGAGTGACGATCTATGCTGGCTCAATCTTCACTGTGCTGCAAGTAGTATTCCTCTATGTCTCCATGACCTATCCACAATATTCTGCTTCTTTATTTGCAGCGAACGACTTCTTTAGAAGTGCCTTAGCCAGCGGCAGTATTCTTTTTGCTCATCCGCTTTACAAGAATCTTGGTTTTGCAAGAGGCACAAGCCTTCTGGGAGGTCTGAGCGTCATTGGCATCTTTGGCATGtggatcttgttcttctaTGGTGCGAAGCTAAGAGCCCTCAGCAAGTTCGCTGCCTGA